A segment of the Elaeis guineensis isolate ETL-2024a chromosome 6, EG11, whole genome shotgun sequence genome:
ttgaagagcataaggactttttcattttaaaatattgtatcccttcaatctgctctgtaatcatcaaaatcaatctaggagcaacattgaCCCTAAGGCCATGATACCCAGGCATGTCACAGATATTTGTTAGATCCAAGGAGCTTCTGGAGCACAATGATAAGGGCAAAGTATAGCACATAGACTAATACTATAGACATTCGAGGTGGGAGGAATTCTTCTTTCCCGTGGAAGAAAATCTATGCTCATGCGGTGGAGGTGTTATGCCACTCTAGATGGTTGATAGGGGATGGAAGCTTAGTGGATGTGGTCCGTGATGCTTGGTTGGCTGATATCTTACTGGAGCGATGGCCAACAATGATCAGCATCGAGGTGATGAAGGGTGTGACAATCTTGACTCATTTCAGCCAGAGAAGAGGTGATGGGACATTGATCGGGTGGACCGCTTGCTCGATAATCGGTGGTAGAGAGAGTTTTGTCCCTAGCTATCCCCACCCAGGCTTGCCTAGACACGAGGGTTTGGAGAGATTCCTGTGATATGAGGGTCCAGCTAGAGatctatattttctttacagaGAGGAGCCCACTAGGAGGTTGGATGCAGTATGGATTTGGAGGCAGGGGGTCCACCCTCGAGTCAGCCTGTTTATTTTAGAAGGTGGCATGGGGCTGACTACCAATGAGAGAGGTGCTTAGTGATCGTGGGATGGATAGTTCTCCGATGTGCTTGTTATGCAGTTCTAACATGGAGTCAATTACGCACGTTCTCTTCTGATTCTAATGGACCAGCCAAGTGTGGAGTTTGACCAGTGTGCCCCCGAGATCATCTAGTTTGATACCCCAGTCTAGGCCTTCCTTGGCTATCTCCAGTGCAGCACTATATCGATGAACACCAGAGTTGAGGTGTCAGATTGATTTATATTGCTTATCAGATCTGGTTGGCTAGGAATAATCGGATTTTTGAGGATCAGATCCAGCCTGCGAGGTTCGTCCTGAAGAGAGCGTTATTGTAGATGGTTGAGATTATAGGACTCCCTTCGGATTGTGCGGCATTGATATCTTGGGATACCTGAGCTCCCTTCATACTTCCATAGTGACCAGTTTTGTGTAATCATTTGGGAACCTCCATCTCCAAATTTTCTCAAAGTCAACTTCGATGGAAGTGTTTTTGACAGTAGAGGGGGAGCTAAATTTGTCATTCGCAACCTAAGCTAGGGTTTGGTGGCGGCTGGGAGAAGTCACATATTTAACATCTCGGTCATAGGTGTAGAGCTGAGAGCGGCTTGAAAAAGCATCGACTATGTGCGGGAAGTGCTTTGGGTGGTTGTCTCATCATTGAGGACAATTCAACCATGGTGATTGGTTGGATCAGATGCAGCCAAGGTCTATGCACACCCACCCTCTTCTCCGTGAAACTATAGGATACTGTGAGGGTGCACATTTTTTTTGATCAGGCACATGTATTATGAGGCGAACGAGGCAGCAGATTGAGTTGTCTTATATGTGGTTTATCACTCAGATGATATTTTATGGTTGGATGTGACAGTGATgtttatatttttttgtgatattttatttttcaattttatgGGACGTATAGAGACTAGAGTTTGTATGATTTCGCCACTTGCAAgcagcaattaaaaaaaaaaactctcatcATGTGAATCCTCGCCGTTGAGTTTGATCGCGTTGTATTTTCCATGCACCCCCGCGCGCGCGCGAGAAAGCGCACCGCAGAAGTCGCGTCCCACGTCACCAAGAGAGGCGACCCTCGCGCCCCACTTACCAAAAGCCACCCGTATAATTTCCCTTCTCCTCCCAAAATACCCCCAACTAAACTTCCCAAAATGCTCCCCCAAGGAACCGTCTACCAAAATTATCCCGTTTCCCAAAATGCTCCCCCAAGTAACCGTCGACCAAAATTATCCCGTTATAACGGCTCCTAGACATCGTCCCCGAAATTACCGAAGTAACGGCCGAACGGAAGATAAAATTACGATGGTCTGAATGAACGCAAACGAATGCACTTAGAAAGACGGCTGCTGTCTTCGTTGCATCTTTATGCAACGGCAAATCcaacgaaaaaataaaaatataacggCATATTCCTTCCCAAAATGGCACCTCACCAAAAATCGAAACACGTGAAAAACGCCAATTCCCAGAGTACCCCGCCACCATTGTGGACCCCATATCTAGTAACGCAGCAGTCCCGCCTCGCATTTTAAAATCCACTGTTTCGCTCCCGTCTGCTGGATTCGCTCCCTCGCATCTTCCCGCCTCTTCACCCGCACCCCTCCGGGTCCTTAAAATCCCCCAAACCCCTCCCCTTCTCGTCAACCCCCTCTCCTTCTCGCTCTGAAGAGGAACCCCAGTCTCTCTCTGTTTCTCGCCCCCCTTCCGCCATGAACCGAAGGCTTCGGAGCCCCAACGCCAAGGCCTCACCGTCCAAGATCGAGGAGCGGCTCCACCGCTACCTGAGGCCGGGGGCACTAGCCCGGCTCCGGGACTCCAGGATCAGCGCCCGATCTCCCCGATCTACCCTCAAGATCCTGATCCCCCGCCTCTCGGCCCCCTCCTCGCCCCAGGCCCCGCCAGCGGCCGCCGCCCAGATGGACGGCTCCCCATGCTTCGTCATCAGGAGCTATGGCCCTCGGTTCCCGCAGCGGAAGAAGCTGGTTGCCGCCAAGTCCATCTTTTTCGTGCCATCGAGCCCGTCGGGACCGGAGATATCGGATGCTGCCGTGGACTTGTTTAACTCCGATCTCGTTGTAGCTCACTAAAAGGGGAAGAATGGGATTTCATTTGTGTAGAGTTTTCTTAAGTCCTTCTCCCTCTTGTtcgtttttgaaaaaataaaaattggatgGTTGTGGATGCTATTTTTTTACAAATTTTGTGATAGTTGTGGATTATTAAATGCTCATTTGATAGATCAAGAATTCTTAACATCGGATTATTCATATATCTGGTTTAGGGTTTCCTTTATCTCGGTTGATGAGATGGGGAAATTGGTTGAATGGGTTCGTTATGTAGATCTTATGAGAAAGATGGGAAGCATTTAATTCGAAAGAAAGGATCTTTGTTACCGTAGATCACTTCCAATGGATTATGGTTTGCTCAATCTGTTCCCTCCAAAAgataaaattaaaggaaaaataaaacttttttgcCGTGGAAATCATCGGTTCTTCTCAGATTTGGTTATTACCAGTCAACTTTCAGGTTTAAAATGTAATCGTGGGGGAGTAGTTAATCATCCAGAAATATAAAACTTTATGTGTTTGTGTCTTTCACGTGTTACTTGCCGTTCTGATTGGGTTTATTCTCCAATATATCTGCAACTAATCAAGATATTTTCTTTTCCTCCTGAAACTTAAAGAACTGTTTCTTTTATGGTTTATGCTGAGTTAGTTTACTGTCATCTGCATTCTCATCTTTTTGATTGAGTTCAAGTTCATCTTTTTTAGTTATCCCCTGGATCTCCAGTATGATCAATTCAGTTTTCGTGTTAATAATGGATCTTCTGTAATCTTATTTCCTTATCTTCCTTCAATCAAGCCATATTAGTTGCTTTTATACAGCAAAGTCACCGCTTGAACTGCCGTGCCTTCCTTTTCCATAGGTACTATATCAGACCAATTATCCAACTTGGTAAATTTGGTCTTTCCACCAATGACTGATTTCAGCATTGAGTGATGACTGCTTACCGTGTCCTTCAAATCAACTTTTATCTGGAGATTATGGCTTAGTTCAATTTATCTTTGATGTGCCTATGAAGTGGCTTGAATTAATAGTTCATGCTTGTCGAACATGATAAGGAAAGATTTAAATCTTGTTTCCCATTTCCAATCAAGCTTCTTTATGTTCTTCCCACTCATTTAATTAAGCAGATTAATTTAGATTCTTCTCACATGATTTAATGGGCGTGTTTGCTCTAGTTGATTAATGGTATAAGACTGATAGAATTTGATGATGTCAATTTAATATTTGTGTTCATTTTCCTGAACTTGGAGCTGATAAAGTTGAGCTGATTATTCTGAGATCATTGGCATGTTTAACT
Coding sequences within it:
- the LOC105046817 gene encoding uncharacterized protein, giving the protein MNRRLRSPNAKASPSKIEERLHRYLRPGALARLRDSRISARSPRSTLKILIPRLSAPSSPQAPPAAAAQMDGSPCFVIRSYGPRFPQRKKLVAAKSIFFVPSSPSGPEISDAAVDLFNSDLVVAH